A window from Rhizosphaericola mali encodes these proteins:
- a CDS encoding GlcG/HbpS family heme-binding protein produces the protein MSHVRMDGAQLPSIEHAIHKAKTSALFKKSTIELQKDSEPGGSLFGLNNTLDNTVIVFAGGEPIKLKHIVVGAIGISGGTAEQDQAVASFAVEKYNYNVK, from the coding sequence ATTAGTCACGTCAGAATGGATGGTGCACAACTACCAAGTATTGAGCATGCTATACATAAAGCAAAGACAAGTGCACTATTTAAAAAATCAACCATAGAACTCCAAAAAGACAGTGAGCCTGGTGGCTCACTGTTTGGACTTAATAATACTTTGGACAATACGGTTATTGTATTTGCAGGTGGAGAACCCATTAAATTAAAGCATATTGTAGTTGGTGCAATTGGAATTAGTGGAGGAACAGCGGAGCAAGATCAGGCAGTAGCTTCATTCGCGGTAGAAAAATATAATTATAACGTAAAATAG
- a CDS encoding DoxX family protein, whose protein sequence is MLDILSWILQIIIALFFIKPALDNMRLSATILIERHQLKPGNSVVINRLLGIFQLLGVFGLILPKLLQIYPILTPISAIGFFIMMTGAVFVHKNDQNKKLLMIVLSIAIISFLVFVLNKQYF, encoded by the coding sequence ATGTTGGATATTTTATCTTGGATTTTACAGATTATAATTGCATTGTTTTTTATAAAGCCAGCCTTGGATAATATGCGACTTTCTGCTACAATATTGATAGAAAGACATCAATTAAAACCTGGCAATAGTGTAGTTATCAATAGATTGTTAGGCATTTTTCAATTGTTAGGTGTATTTGGTCTCATTTTGCCAAAATTATTACAAATTTATCCCATTTTGACACCTATTTCAGCTATTGGTTTCTTTATAATGATGACTGGTGCTGTGTTTGTTCATAAAAATGATCAAAATAAAAAATTATTGATGATCGTTTTATCGATTGCTATAATATCCTTTCTTGTTTTTGTCCTAAACAAGCAATATTTTTAG
- the dnaB gene encoding replicative DNA helicase, producing the protein MDNFSNINKDNKERKVVRRKSTTDLNPMVFGKVPPQAKDLEEAVLGAVMLEKGAFDNVIEVIRSECFYFDAHQKIFKAFEKLAGQSLPIDILTVVEQLKKDGDLEEVGGPYYVSKLTNVVASTANILTHAQIILQKFIQRELIRISGEIIKTAYEDSTDVFDLLDEAEQKMFNITNNYLKKNYDEIGDALAKAIERIDKLRMQTDDISGVPSGFPSLDKVTYGWQPSDLVILAARPAVGKTAFALNLIRNAALNPRKPTPVAFFSLEMSAAQLVQRILSAESEIPLEKIARGKLEDYEYKQLNLKGVKRLEAAPIYIDDTAALNIFEFRAKARRLVNKHGVSMIIIDYLQLMSGSGDKNTNREQEISTISRNLKVLAKELSIPIIALSQLSRAVETRKESKIPQLSDLRESGAIEQDADMVMFIYRPEYYEIGTNEMGESTHGETHIKIAKHRNGSLETVKLQAKLEIQKFVEVEDGGFSGGGNWKPLGQESGGNDFNDGNDGGAKFFIQQSKMNNGNFEQPNGNIPENPF; encoded by the coding sequence ATGGATAATTTTTCTAATATAAATAAGGATAACAAAGAACGTAAAGTTGTAAGAAGAAAATCGACTACAGATCTTAACCCAATGGTGTTTGGCAAAGTACCACCGCAGGCGAAAGATTTGGAAGAAGCGGTTTTGGGGGCTGTGATGTTAGAAAAAGGTGCATTTGATAATGTGATAGAGGTAATTCGCTCAGAATGTTTCTATTTCGATGCACACCAAAAAATCTTCAAAGCATTTGAAAAATTAGCAGGTCAAAGTTTACCTATTGATATTTTAACTGTCGTTGAGCAGTTAAAAAAAGATGGTGATTTAGAAGAGGTTGGCGGACCATATTATGTATCCAAATTGACGAATGTTGTTGCGTCTACGGCCAATATCTTAACGCATGCTCAGATAATCTTACAAAAATTTATACAACGTGAATTGATTCGTATCAGTGGAGAGATTATCAAAACTGCATATGAAGATAGCACAGATGTATTTGACTTATTGGATGAGGCCGAACAAAAAATGTTCAATATCACCAATAATTATTTGAAAAAGAATTATGACGAAATTGGTGATGCATTAGCAAAAGCAATCGAAAGAATTGACAAATTGCGTATGCAAACGGATGATATATCTGGAGTACCAAGTGGCTTTCCTAGTTTGGATAAAGTTACCTATGGTTGGCAACCTTCAGATTTAGTCATTCTTGCCGCACGTCCAGCGGTTGGTAAGACAGCATTTGCCTTAAATTTAATTAGAAACGCCGCATTAAATCCACGCAAACCTACACCTGTGGCCTTCTTCTCACTAGAAATGAGTGCTGCACAGTTGGTGCAGCGTATTTTGTCTGCGGAAAGCGAAATTCCTTTGGAAAAAATCGCACGTGGTAAATTAGAAGATTATGAATACAAACAATTGAACTTAAAAGGTGTAAAGCGCTTGGAAGCCGCACCTATTTATATAGATGATACTGCCGCTTTGAATATATTTGAATTTAGAGCAAAAGCACGTCGTTTGGTTAACAAACATGGCGTAAGTATGATCATCATTGATTATTTGCAATTGATGAGTGGTAGCGGAGACAAGAATACAAACCGTGAACAAGAAATCAGTACCATTTCTAGAAACTTAAAAGTCCTTGCAAAAGAGTTAAGTATCCCGATCATCGCATTGAGTCAGTTGAGTCGTGCCGTGGAAACAAGAAAGGAAAGCAAGATTCCTCAGTTGAGTGACTTACGTGAATCTGGTGCGATCGAGCAAGATGCCGATATGGTAATGTTCATCTACCGTCCAGAATACTATGAAATCGGTACAAATGAAATGGGCGAAAGTACACATGGAGAAACCCATATTAAAATAGCAAAACACAGAAATGGTTCTTTGGAAACCGTAAAATTACAAGCTAAACTAGAAATTCAAAAATTTGTAGAAGTGGAAGATGGTGGATTTTCTGGTGGAGGTAATTGGAAGCCATTGGGACAAGAAAGTGGCGGAAATGATTTTAACGATGGCAATGATGGCGGTGCAAAATTTTTCATACAGCAGAGTAAAATGAACAACGGAAATTTCGAACAACCGAACGGTAATATTCCCGAAAATCCGTTTTAA
- a CDS encoding DUF3467 domain-containing protein, producing MAQELNPNENQLNIEISEEVAEGTYSNLAIISHSQAEFIMDFVNIMPGTPKSKVKSRIVMTPMHAKRFMKALSDNILNFERENGKINDLNENELLMNFGGPTAQA from the coding sequence ATGGCGCAAGAATTAAATCCTAATGAAAACCAATTGAATATCGAAATAAGTGAGGAAGTTGCAGAAGGAACTTATTCTAATTTGGCAATCATTTCTCACAGCCAAGCTGAATTTATCATGGATTTTGTGAATATAATGCCAGGAACACCTAAGAGCAAAGTCAAATCTCGTATTGTCATGACTCCAATGCATGCCAAAAGATTTATGAAAGCATTAAGTGACAATATCCTTAATTTTGAACGCGAAAATGGGAAAATCAATGATTTGAATGAAAATGAATTATTGATGAACTTTGGTGGTCCCACAGCACAAGCGTAG
- the pruA gene encoding L-glutamate gamma-semialdehyde dehydrogenase has protein sequence MSLGTFHYSRPQNEPTYSYAPGTKERIALQEAIKALKSKEVEIPMYIGAEEVTTGKKIAIHPPHEIAHTLGYFHFGDTSHVEKAIEAAKAAKPNWENMPWEERAAIFLRAADLFATKYRFELNAATMLCQSKNPFQAEIDAGNELVDFLRFNVHFLSEIYAEQPASSTGTYNRTEWRPLEGFVLAVTPFNFTAIAGNLPCAPALCGNTVVWKPADAQVYSAQIVMKVLKEAGLPDGVINLIYVDGKELGDVCFSHHDFAGVHFTGSSAVFKTIWKNIGTNVDKFRTFPRIVGETGGKDFVLIHKSAAVDSSVVALARGAFEYQGQKCSAASRAYIPSNLADEILEKLVAMVKTFTIGTVEDFSNYINAVIHEQSFDKIASYIETAKAASDAEIIVGGTYDKSKGYFVSPTVIKTTNKDFVTLSEEIFGPVLTVYVYDENEFEEIIKVVDSTSPYALTGSILATDRNAVAYATQHLRNAAGNFYVNDKPTGAVVGQQPFGGARASGTNDKAGSKLNMYRWLSARSIKETFNPPTDYTYPFLQKD, from the coding sequence ATGAGTTTAGGTACATTTCACTATTCCAGACCGCAAAATGAACCAACATATTCTTATGCTCCTGGAACGAAAGAAAGAATTGCTTTGCAAGAAGCAATCAAAGCATTGAAAAGTAAAGAAGTAGAGATTCCGATGTATATCGGTGCAGAAGAAGTAACTACGGGCAAAAAAATTGCAATTCATCCTCCACACGAGATTGCGCATACTTTAGGCTATTTCCATTTTGGAGATACTTCTCATGTTGAAAAAGCAATTGAAGCAGCAAAGGCAGCAAAACCTAATTGGGAAAATATGCCTTGGGAGGAAAGAGCTGCGATATTTTTACGAGCAGCAGATTTATTTGCAACGAAATATAGATTTGAATTGAATGCAGCAACAATGTTGTGCCAAAGTAAAAACCCATTTCAAGCGGAAATTGATGCAGGAAATGAATTGGTTGACTTCTTGAGATTCAATGTACATTTCTTAAGTGAAATCTATGCAGAACAACCGGCTTCTTCTACCGGAACTTATAACCGTACAGAATGGCGTCCATTAGAAGGCTTTGTATTAGCAGTAACTCCATTCAACTTTACTGCGATTGCTGGGAATTTACCATGTGCGCCAGCACTTTGTGGAAATACAGTTGTATGGAAACCTGCAGATGCGCAAGTTTACAGTGCACAGATTGTAATGAAAGTGTTGAAAGAAGCTGGATTGCCAGATGGTGTTATCAACTTAATTTACGTGGATGGTAAAGAATTAGGAGATGTTTGTTTCTCTCACCATGATTTTGCTGGTGTGCATTTCACTGGTTCGTCTGCAGTATTCAAAACTATTTGGAAGAATATCGGAACAAACGTTGATAAATTCAGAACCTTCCCAAGAATCGTAGGAGAAACTGGCGGTAAAGATTTCGTTTTAATTCATAAATCTGCGGCTGTTGATTCTTCTGTTGTGGCGTTAGCAAGAGGTGCATTTGAATACCAAGGACAAAAATGTTCTGCGGCTTCAAGAGCGTATATACCTTCTAATCTTGCAGATGAGATTTTGGAAAAATTAGTAGCTATGGTGAAAACTTTCACTATCGGAACTGTTGAAGATTTTTCAAATTATATTAACGCCGTAATACACGAGCAAAGCTTTGATAAAATTGCATCTTATATTGAAACTGCGAAAGCTGCTTCTGATGCGGAAATTATCGTTGGAGGTACGTATGACAAATCCAAAGGTTACTTCGTCTCTCCTACTGTGATCAAAACAACAAATAAAGATTTCGTTACGCTAAGCGAAGAAATATTCGGGCCTGTTTTGACAGTTTATGTATATGATGAAAATGAATTTGAAGAAATCATCAAAGTAGTTGATTCAACTTCTCCTTATGCACTTACTGGTTCTATTTTAGCGACGGATAGAAATGCAGTGGCTTATGCAACACAACATTTGAGAAATGCCGCAGGTAACTTCTATGTAAATGATAAACCAACCGGTGCGGTAGTGGGGCAACAACCTTTCGGTGGTGCTAGAGCATCTGGTACAAATGATAAAGCGGGTAGCAAATTGAATATGTACAGATGGTTGAGCGCACGTAGTATTAAGGAAACTTTTAATCCTCCAACAGATTATACATATCCATTTTTACAGAAAGATTAG
- a CDS encoding alpha/beta hydrolase — MSNSTIEKPQLHYLVRNPKIKTEKPPLLILLHGVGSNDANMFSFADSLPDKFLVVSARGPLTFGPGSYAWFQVDFSTGRPVINENQAEAARKTILKFIKDLKSEQNFDENEVYLLGFSQGGIMSYSVALTEPEKIKGIAVMSGRLLPEVKPLVASPERLKKLQIFISHGKEDQVLHYPFATDAVSYLDSLGLHPDFHTYHDNHTINPDMLHDAVQWLNSVQ, encoded by the coding sequence ATGTCTAATTCAACTATAGAGAAACCTCAATTGCATTACTTAGTTCGTAATCCAAAAATCAAAACGGAAAAACCTCCCTTATTGATTTTGTTGCACGGCGTAGGTAGTAATGATGCAAATATGTTTTCATTTGCAGATAGTCTACCAGATAAATTTTTAGTAGTTTCTGCTCGAGGTCCATTAACATTTGGACCTGGAAGTTATGCTTGGTTTCAAGTGGATTTTTCCACAGGACGTCCAGTAATTAATGAAAATCAAGCAGAAGCTGCTCGAAAAACGATTTTAAAATTCATCAAAGATTTGAAAAGCGAACAAAATTTTGATGAAAATGAAGTATATCTGCTTGGATTTAGTCAAGGCGGTATTATGAGTTATAGTGTTGCGTTGACAGAACCAGAAAAAATAAAAGGTATCGCTGTAATGAGTGGTCGTCTTTTGCCCGAAGTAAAACCATTAGTTGCGTCCCCGGAAAGATTGAAAAAATTACAAATTTTCATTTCTCATGGAAAAGAAGACCAAGTGCTACATTATCCATTTGCTACAGATGCTGTGAGTTATTTGGATAGTTTGGGTTTGCATCCAGATTTTCATACATATCACGACAATCATACGATCAATCCTGATATGCTGCATGATGCAGTTCAGTGGTTAAATTCTGTACAATGA
- the ygiD gene encoding 4,5-DOPA-extradiol-dioxygenase: MHRKDFLKLLTILPIGGAMMKLNNLQAISSNLPNTERMPVLFLGHGNPMNAIEDNVFVHGFQKVAKEIPTPKMILCISAHWETRGTFVTGMEHPETIHDFGGFPKALFDVQYPAPGSPELAKETSELITSTHVGITDQWGLDHGCWTVVKHLYPDAKIPVIEMSIDYTQPASYHYTLGKELSKLRNKGVLIIGSGNTVHNLRMAAWDKMSEPGYAYEWAFSANEKMKQLIENKDHQALINYDKQGRDFQLSIPTPEHYIPLLYALSLQEKDEKTTIFNDGLVAGSLNMLSVKIERA; the protein is encoded by the coding sequence ATGCATAGAAAAGATTTTTTAAAATTATTGACAATACTTCCCATAGGAGGAGCAATGATGAAATTAAATAATTTACAAGCGATATCTAGCAATTTACCTAATACGGAAAGAATGCCTGTTTTGTTTTTGGGACATGGTAATCCGATGAATGCAATTGAAGACAATGTATTTGTTCATGGTTTTCAAAAAGTTGCGAAAGAAATTCCTACTCCAAAAATGATTTTGTGTATTTCTGCGCATTGGGAGACGCGTGGCACTTTTGTTACAGGAATGGAACATCCAGAAACGATTCATGATTTTGGTGGTTTTCCAAAGGCGCTTTTTGATGTACAATATCCTGCACCTGGAAGTCCCGAATTAGCCAAAGAAACTTCTGAATTAATTACGTCCACACATGTGGGTATTACGGACCAATGGGGGTTGGATCATGGTTGCTGGACCGTGGTAAAACATTTATATCCCGATGCTAAAATTCCCGTCATTGAGATGAGTATCGATTATACACAACCAGCATCTTATCACTATACATTAGGTAAAGAATTGAGTAAATTAAGGAATAAAGGAGTTTTGATTATTGGCAGTGGCAATACGGTGCATAATTTAAGAATGGCGGCTTGGGATAAAATGTCCGAACCTGGTTATGCATACGAATGGGCTTTTTCTGCAAATGAAAAAATGAAACAATTAATTGAAAATAAAGACCATCAAGCGTTGATCAATTATGACAAACAAGGTCGCGATTTTCAATTATCCATTCCTACACCAGAGCACTATATTCCGCTGTTGTACGCTTTATCCTTACAAGAAAAAGATGAAAAGACGACTATTTTTAATGATGGTTTGGTAGCAGGTTCTTTAAATATGCTTTCTGTTAAAATAGAAAGAGCCTAA
- a CDS encoding AraC family transcriptional regulator gives MTELFKIFQLSAADAEKIERETNTPHNHDFEELIIGVKGELEHFIDFKSQIFKAPFVSFVTRGKVHRVQPSALHGECEMWVMRFKSEFIPETTFQLYSYYHENANICLQDNDCFKRLTIIAQLIYQEYHQSAPDLAVIRQLLSALFTMIESEKRKQNVGNEELKKTQSITFKNFLHLLELNYKSPESVQFYADKLFMTTRNLNLICQNILQQSVSEIIDTRKLIEAKNLLITTDKTIAEIGFELGYNEKTYFTHAFKKKSGQSPSEFRLAMRKLISQ, from the coding sequence ATGACAGAATTATTTAAAATATTTCAATTGTCTGCTGCAGATGCGGAAAAGATTGAACGAGAAACAAATACGCCGCATAATCATGATTTTGAAGAATTAATAATCGGAGTAAAAGGCGAATTAGAACATTTTATTGATTTTAAATCTCAGATTTTCAAAGCGCCATTTGTAAGTTTTGTTACGCGTGGTAAAGTGCATCGGGTACAACCTTCCGCGTTACATGGTGAATGTGAAATGTGGGTGATGCGTTTCAAAAGTGAATTTATTCCAGAGACGACTTTTCAACTTTATTCTTATTATCATGAAAATGCAAATATTTGTTTGCAGGACAATGACTGTTTTAAGCGATTAACAATAATAGCTCAGCTTATTTATCAGGAATACCATCAATCTGCGCCAGATTTGGCGGTCATTAGACAGTTATTGAGTGCCTTATTTACGATGATCGAATCTGAAAAAAGAAAGCAAAATGTTGGCAATGAAGAATTGAAAAAAACACAAAGTATCACATTCAAAAATTTCCTTCATTTGCTCGAATTGAACTATAAATCTCCCGAAAGTGTGCAATTTTATGCAGACAAATTATTTATGACAACGAGAAATCTCAATCTTATTTGTCAAAATATATTGCAACAAAGTGTTTCAGAAATTATCGATACACGCAAATTAATCGAAGCTAAAAATCTTCTTATCACGACGGACAAAACGATAGCCGAGATCGGATTTGAATTGGGATACAATGAGAAAACCTATTTTACACATGCATTCAAAAAGAAATCAGGACAATCTCCATCCGAATTTCGTTTAGCTATGCGCAAGCTCATTTCCCAATAA